Proteins encoded in a region of the Augochlora pura isolate Apur16 chromosome 4, APUR_v2.2.1, whole genome shotgun sequence genome:
- the Nd-15 gene encoding NADH dehydrogenase (ubiquinone) 15 kDa subunit, with protein sequence MSTIQLTMNQTATPFLHHESISPLNTIRSKQHHQICNVFAIRLAKCTDAYGVWKSQEKCKDLDDDLVECLYGLKRRKRVELMDKVRKQEMKDGKRDYLPPIRSDYI encoded by the exons ATGTCAACAATACAGTT AACTATGAATCAGACAGCAACACCATTTCTGCATCACGAATCGATATCACCATTAAATACTATTCGTTCCAAACAGCATCATCAGATCTGCAATGTATTTGCGATACGCCTTGCAAAGTGCACAGATGCCTATGGTGTGTGGAAGTCGCAGGAAAAATGTAAAGATTTAGACGATGACCTAGTGGAATGTTTATATGGACTAAAAAGGAGAAAACGGGTAGAACTTATGGACAAAGTACGTAAACAAGAAATGAAAGATGGAAAAAGAGATTACTTGCCACCAATACGTTCAGATTACATCTAA